Proteins from a genomic interval of Crassostrea angulata isolate pt1a10 chromosome 7, ASM2561291v2, whole genome shotgun sequence:
- the LOC128192293 gene encoding uncharacterized protein LOC128192293 isoform X2, whose amino-acid sequence MGPTENGEFSDPHPVQECPRLKKIGNQGDRTVPDIDEGPAAKQGNTGTTSEINFSVRIEQQDNNVKLDVHATVGSKAEPSVETTTSVKCEQKTSPEDCSNENENLSPSDNISINEEDIDYFLSMVGNNPDENLLEEINKFEKICQSKFSDDSNNSNDSKMYPLMKSPGLAGNKLESHSPIFNGNQKFPVNSPHLQNFRSPSVSMPESTLPAAETLKQLAANHQNQTQSSGSFQSYPGHHMSPDANQYPPNSGYPPNYDPPNPSHYNPNQGPYMNNNMHGHVPFNQSKSEPGLTYNGTKPLTHYQPNDPVSVQQTQQPPSSLQQLQNQVQSHFSQSSQMEITQSQHVQVSDGASRMQMSQTQQVHMRQPPQQMSISQQQSFNVPGTNMAPSNQGNQYMNEQMKMQMMQEKMRRERQAHARSLLESQRQQQQQQYMNRPPPEYKMQQSAPEGYPGSDMGPNPLQTMQNMVNQTNTMPPTQYSHIKSESASVQMPNAMMQSHQVTAMQQRVGGGHMPDMQQANHPYPIQRQQSYPGAQPHQPRPQRHPPESSFTSSIMRNQRPPNVNVGPDGLNISQPRGDWPRPMMNQQMPRQQMPPGMTQMAQVGMMQYQYANQNGMGGSSMPGMQGPPSRPMQMASMQSQPMMPQSHQMMMRQSMQMSQRMAMRGPMDSANQMPNGSNHEDIMNLLDSAGPNNNSELLDTMTVQSSDPNNDAAWLDEILGGK is encoded by the exons ATGGGCCCCACAGAAAACGGTGAATTCTCTGATCCGCACCCGGTCCAAGAATGT CCTCGCTTAAAGAAAATCGGAAATCAAGGTGATCGTACAGTGCCGGACATCGACGAAGGGCCAGCAGCTAAACAGGGAAACACAGGAACGACCAGTGAAATAAACTTCTCTGTGCGGATAGAACAGCAGGACAACAACGTCAAACTTGACGTTCACGCTACCGTCGGCTCAAAGGCAGAACCAAGTGTTGAAACCACCACTAGTGTCAAATGTGAACAGAAAACTAGCCCCGAGGACTGCagcaatgaaaatgaaaacctCAGTCCATCTGATAACATAAGTATCAACGAAGAAGACATTGACTATTTTCTATCTATGGTGGGAAATAATCCCGACGAGAATCTATTGGAGGAGATTAataaatttgagaaaatttGTCAAAGTAAATTCTCGGATGACAGTAATAATAGTAATGACTCAAAAATGTATCCACTAATGAAGTCTCCTGGACTGGCTGGGAACAAGTTAGAATCCCACTCACCAATCTTCAATGGCAACCAGAAGTTTCCGGTCAATTCACCTCATTTACAGAACTTTAGGTCGCCCTCAGTGAGCATGCCCGAGAGCACGCTGCCGGCCGCAGAGACTTTAAAACAATTGGCGGCCAATCATCAGAACCAGACGCAGAGCTCAGGGAGCTTCCAGTCCTACCCTGGTCACCATATGTCTCCCGACGCCAACCAGTACCCACCCAATTCAGGATACCCACCCAATTATGACCCACCAAACCCATCTCACTATAACCCCAACCAAGGACCATATATGAATAACAATATGCATGGACATGTACCTTTTAACCAATCAAAATCTGAGCCTGGGTTAACGTACAATGGAACCAAACCTCTCACTCATTATCAACCAAATGACCCCGTGTCTGTGCAACAAACACAACAACCTCCATCGTCACTGCAGCAGCTTCAAAACCAAGTTCAATCTCATTTCAGCCAGTCCTCGCAGATGGAAATCACACAGAGCCAACATGTTCAGGTGTCAGATGGGGCAAGCCGAATGCAAATGTCTCAGACCCAACAGGTCCACATGAGGCAACCACCGCAACAGATGTCCATATCCCAGCAACAGTCGTTCAATGTGCCCGGTACCAACATGGCTCCAAGCAATCAAGGCAATCAGTATATGAATGAACAAATGAAAATGCAAATGATGCAAGAAAAAATGCGTCGAGAACGCCAAGCACATGCTCGCTCCCTGCTGGAAAGCCAACGGCAGCAACAGCAGCAGCAGTACATGAACCGACCGCCTCCAGAATACAAAATGCAGCAATCCGCACCCGAAGGGTACCCAGGGTCTGACATGGGCCCCAATCCACTTCAGACCATGCAAAATATGGTAAACCAAACTAATACTATGCCACCAACCCAATACAGCCATATCAAATCTGAAAGTGCTAGTGTACAGATGCCAAACGCTATGATGCAGTCACATCAGGTGACGGCGATGCAGCAGAGGGTAGGGGGTGGGCACATGCCTGACATGCAACAGGCCAATCACCCATACCCCATTCAACGCCAACAGTCGTATCCCGGGGCCCAGCCCCACCAACCCCGACCCCAGAGGCATCCGCCAGAGTCCTCCTTTACGAGTTCCATCATGCGAAACCAACGACCACCAAATGTAAATGTGGGACCAGACGGTTTAAATATATCTCAGCCTCGCGGTGATTGGCCAAGGCCAATGATGAATCAACAAATGCCACGGCAGCAAATGCCTCCTGGCATGACGCAAATGGCCCAAGTTGGCATGATGCAATATCAGTATGCAAATCAAAACGGCATGGGAGGGTCAAGCATGCCTGGTATGCAGGGACCACCATCCAGACCAATGCAGATGGCGTCAATGCAGTCCCAACCCATGATGCCACAGTCCCACCAAATGATGATGCGCCAAAGCATGCAGATGTCGCAAAGAATGGCAATGCGCGGACCGATGGACTCGGCCAATCAAATGCCAAATGGTTCAAATCATGAGGACATTATGAATTTATTGGACAGTGCTGGACCAAATAATAATTCGGAACTCTTGGACACGATGACGGTGCAGAGCTCTGACCCCAATAATGACGCCGCGTGGCTCGATGAGATTCTTGGCGGGAAGTGA
- the LOC128192293 gene encoding ataxin-2 homolog isoform X1: MGDFPYSKKRDVYDRLKRRFEVYRHHHRNRSDYYDNTINNIHEQQSLETLNHRQRWLDSKAKKASKQSKASRESAGNQGNLIPRLKKIGNQGDRTVPDIDEGPAAKQGNTGTTSEINFSVRIEQQDNNVKLDVHATVGSKAEPSVETTTSVKCEQKTSPEDCSNENENLSPSDNISINEEDIDYFLSMVGNNPDENLLEEINKFEKICQSKFSDDSNNSNDSKMYPLMKSPGLAGNKLESHSPIFNGNQKFPVNSPHLQNFRSPSVSMPESTLPAAETLKQLAANHQNQTQSSGSFQSYPGHHMSPDANQYPPNSGYPPNYDPPNPSHYNPNQGPYMNNNMHGHVPFNQSKSEPGLTYNGTKPLTHYQPNDPVSVQQTQQPPSSLQQLQNQVQSHFSQSSQMEITQSQHVQVSDGASRMQMSQTQQVHMRQPPQQMSISQQQSFNVPGTNMAPSNQGNQYMNEQMKMQMMQEKMRRERQAHARSLLESQRQQQQQQYMNRPPPEYKMQQSAPEGYPGSDMGPNPLQTMQNMVNQTNTMPPTQYSHIKSESASVQMPNAMMQSHQVTAMQQRVGGGHMPDMQQANHPYPIQRQQSYPGAQPHQPRPQRHPPESSFTSSIMRNQRPPNVNVGPDGLNISQPRGDWPRPMMNQQMPRQQMPPGMTQMAQVGMMQYQYANQNGMGGSSMPGMQGPPSRPMQMASMQSQPMMPQSHQMMMRQSMQMSQRMAMRGPMDSANQMPNGSNHEDIMNLLDSAGPNNNSELLDTMTVQSSDPNNDAAWLDEILGGK; this comes from the exons ATGGGTGACTTTCCTTATTCCAAAAAACGAGATGTTTATGATCGTTTGAAACGTCGTTTTGAAGTATACAGACACCATCATCGAAATCGCAGCGACTACTACGACAATACCATTAATAATATTCACGAGCAACAGTCGCTCGAAACCCTGAACCACCGCCAAAGGTGGCTGGACTCTAAAGCCAAGAAAGCATCTAAGCAATCCAAGGCCAGTCGCGAGTCCGCCGGGAACCAGGGGAATCTCATT CCTCGCTTAAAGAAAATCGGAAATCAAGGTGATCGTACAGTGCCGGACATCGACGAAGGGCCAGCAGCTAAACAGGGAAACACAGGAACGACCAGTGAAATAAACTTCTCTGTGCGGATAGAACAGCAGGACAACAACGTCAAACTTGACGTTCACGCTACCGTCGGCTCAAAGGCAGAACCAAGTGTTGAAACCACCACTAGTGTCAAATGTGAACAGAAAACTAGCCCCGAGGACTGCagcaatgaaaatgaaaacctCAGTCCATCTGATAACATAAGTATCAACGAAGAAGACATTGACTATTTTCTATCTATGGTGGGAAATAATCCCGACGAGAATCTATTGGAGGAGATTAataaatttgagaaaatttGTCAAAGTAAATTCTCGGATGACAGTAATAATAGTAATGACTCAAAAATGTATCCACTAATGAAGTCTCCTGGACTGGCTGGGAACAAGTTAGAATCCCACTCACCAATCTTCAATGGCAACCAGAAGTTTCCGGTCAATTCACCTCATTTACAGAACTTTAGGTCGCCCTCAGTGAGCATGCCCGAGAGCACGCTGCCGGCCGCAGAGACTTTAAAACAATTGGCGGCCAATCATCAGAACCAGACGCAGAGCTCAGGGAGCTTCCAGTCCTACCCTGGTCACCATATGTCTCCCGACGCCAACCAGTACCCACCCAATTCAGGATACCCACCCAATTATGACCCACCAAACCCATCTCACTATAACCCCAACCAAGGACCATATATGAATAACAATATGCATGGACATGTACCTTTTAACCAATCAAAATCTGAGCCTGGGTTAACGTACAATGGAACCAAACCTCTCACTCATTATCAACCAAATGACCCCGTGTCTGTGCAACAAACACAACAACCTCCATCGTCACTGCAGCAGCTTCAAAACCAAGTTCAATCTCATTTCAGCCAGTCCTCGCAGATGGAAATCACACAGAGCCAACATGTTCAGGTGTCAGATGGGGCAAGCCGAATGCAAATGTCTCAGACCCAACAGGTCCACATGAGGCAACCACCGCAACAGATGTCCATATCCCAGCAACAGTCGTTCAATGTGCCCGGTACCAACATGGCTCCAAGCAATCAAGGCAATCAGTATATGAATGAACAAATGAAAATGCAAATGATGCAAGAAAAAATGCGTCGAGAACGCCAAGCACATGCTCGCTCCCTGCTGGAAAGCCAACGGCAGCAACAGCAGCAGCAGTACATGAACCGACCGCCTCCAGAATACAAAATGCAGCAATCCGCACCCGAAGGGTACCCAGGGTCTGACATGGGCCCCAATCCACTTCAGACCATGCAAAATATGGTAAACCAAACTAATACTATGCCACCAACCCAATACAGCCATATCAAATCTGAAAGTGCTAGTGTACAGATGCCAAACGCTATGATGCAGTCACATCAGGTGACGGCGATGCAGCAGAGGGTAGGGGGTGGGCACATGCCTGACATGCAACAGGCCAATCACCCATACCCCATTCAACGCCAACAGTCGTATCCCGGGGCCCAGCCCCACCAACCCCGACCCCAGAGGCATCCGCCAGAGTCCTCCTTTACGAGTTCCATCATGCGAAACCAACGACCACCAAATGTAAATGTGGGACCAGACGGTTTAAATATATCTCAGCCTCGCGGTGATTGGCCAAGGCCAATGATGAATCAACAAATGCCACGGCAGCAAATGCCTCCTGGCATGACGCAAATGGCCCAAGTTGGCATGATGCAATATCAGTATGCAAATCAAAACGGCATGGGAGGGTCAAGCATGCCTGGTATGCAGGGACCACCATCCAGACCAATGCAGATGGCGTCAATGCAGTCCCAACCCATGATGCCACAGTCCCACCAAATGATGATGCGCCAAAGCATGCAGATGTCGCAAAGAATGGCAATGCGCGGACCGATGGACTCGGCCAATCAAATGCCAAATGGTTCAAATCATGAGGACATTATGAATTTATTGGACAGTGCTGGACCAAATAATAATTCGGAACTCTTGGACACGATGACGGTGCAGAGCTCTGACCCCAATAATGACGCCGCGTGGCTCGATGAGATTCTTGGCGGGAAGTGA